Proteins from one Dama dama isolate Ldn47 chromosome 12, ASM3311817v1, whole genome shotgun sequence genomic window:
- the RNASE10 gene encoding inactive ribonuclease-like protein 10 has translation MKLTLVQIFFMMLLLLLGLGVGLGLGLQMAAAVLEESDQLLDEFLSSDSQDKVEATKEGLDSRSVETLLVSNKEVVQPEDTITSEDEVGGDRMLRAEVLLENKDYLRSDMMDRECNALMAPKLKSKDHACIPQYIFIHEELEAVKAVCKSPAVACDLKGGKCHKSPRPFDLTFCKLSKSGQVIPHCNYVTFILEKYILMSCSDMKVQITSES, from the coding sequence ATGAAGCTGACTCTGGTGCAGATCTTCTTCAtgatgttgttgctgctgctgggcCTAGGGGTGGGCCTGGGCTTGGGACTCCAGATGGCAGCAGCCGTCCTGGAGGAAAGTGACCAGCTACTGGATGAGTTTCTGTCCAGTGACTCACAGGACAAAGTTGAGGCCACTAAGGAAGGACTGGACAGCCGAAGCGTGGAAACCCTGCTGGTTAGCAACAAAGAAGTGGTGCAACCAGAAGACACCATCACCAGTGAAGATGAAGTTGGCGGAGACAGGATGCTCAGAGCTGAGGTTCTTTTAGAGAACAAAGACTATCTTAGGTCTGACATGATGGATAGGGAATGCAATGCCCTGATGGCACCGAAGTTGAAGTCAAAAGACCACGCATGCATACCCCAATACATATTTATCCATGAGGAACTAGAAGCAGTCAAAGCTGTCTGTAAGAGTCCTGCTGTTGCCTGTGATCTCAAGGGAGGCAAATGCCACAAAAGCCCCCGTCCTTTTGATTTGACATTCTGCAAGTTATCCAAATCAGGCCAAGTGATTCCTCACTGTAATTATGTAACTTTTATTCTTGAAAAGTACATTCTTATGTCCTGTAGTGACATGAAAGTCCAGATAACATCTGAATCATGA